From Camelina sativa cultivar DH55 chromosome 20, Cs, whole genome shotgun sequence, the proteins below share one genomic window:
- the LOC104770614 gene encoding AP-2 complex subunit alpha-2 isoform X2, with the protein MSGMRGLSVFISDIRNCQNKEAERLRVDKELGNIRTCFKNEKVLTPYKKKKYVWKMLYIHMLGYDVDFGHMEAVSLISAPKYPEKQVGYIVTSCLLNENHDFLRLAINTVRNDIIGRNETFQCLALTLVGNIGGRDFSESLAPDVQKLLISSSCRPLVRKKAALCLLRLFRKNPDAVNVDGWADRMAQLLDERDLGVLTSSTSLLVALVSNNHEAYSSCLPKCVKILERLARNQDVPQEYTYYGIPSPWLQVKAMRALQYFPTIEDPSTRKALFEVLQRILMGTDVVKNVNKNNASHAVLFEALSLVMHLDAEKEMMSQCVALLGKFISVREPNIRYLGLENMTRMLMVTDVQDIIKKHQSQIITSLKDPDISIRRRALDLLYGMCDVSNAKDIVEELLQYLSTAEFSMREELSLKAAILAEKFAPDLSWYVDVILQLIDKAGDFVSDDIWFRVVQFVTNNEDLQPYAASKAREYLDKIAIHETMLKVSAYILGEYGHLLARQPGCSASELFSILHEKLPTVSTPTIPILLSTYAKLLMHTQPPDPELQKKIWAVFKKYESCIDVEIQQRAVEYFELSKKGAAFMDVLAEMPKFPERQSSLIRKAEDVEDTADQSAIKLRAQQQPSNALVLADPQPVDGAPPPLKVPINPESVARSVSQAYGTLSSIDPQTPSPDLLSDLLGPLAIEAAPGAVSTEQHGPIGAEGVPEEVDGSAIVPVEEQTNSVELIGNIAERFHALCLKDSGVLYEDPHIQIGIKAEWRGQHGRLVLFMGNKNTSPLTSVQALILPPAHLKLDLSPVPDTIPPRAQVQSPLEVMNIRPSRDVAVLDFSYKFGTNMVNAKLRIPATLNKFLQPLQLTSEEFFPQWRALSGPPLKLQEVVRGVRPLALPEMANLFNSFHVTICPGLDPNPNNLVASTTFYSESTGAMLCLARIETDPADRTQLRMTVGSGDPALTFELKEFIKEQLITIPMGSRALVPAAGPGPAPAPPVAQPPSPAALADDPGALLAGLL; encoded by the exons ATGAGCGGAATGAGAGGTCTCTCCGTATTTATTAGTGACATTCGTAATTGCCAGAACAAGGAAGCCGAGAGACTCCGAGTTGATAAGGAGCTCGGAAACATACGTACATGCTTTAAGAATGAGAAG gttttaacaccatataaaaagaagaaatatgtaTGGAAAATGCTTTATATACATATGCTAGGCTACGATGTGGATTTTGGTCATATGGAGGCGGTTTCTCTTATATCTGCGCCAAAGTATCCAGAAAAGCAG GTTGGTTACATTGTTACCTCTTGCTTGCTCAATGAGAACCATGACTTTTTGAGGTTGGCAATAAATACAGTGCGGAACGATATTATTGGTCGGAATGAGACTTTCCAATGCCTAGCACTAACCTTG GTTGGAAATATTGGTGGAAGAGATTTTTCTGAATCATTGGCACCTGATGTCCAAAAGCTACTT ATTTCCAGTAGTTGCAGACCTCTTGTAAGGAAAAAAGCAGCATTGTGCCTACTGCGCTTATTCCGAAAAAATCCTGATGCTGTCAACGTGGATGGCTG GGCGGATCGTATGGCACAACTTTTGGATGAACGAGATCTTGGTGTCTTGACATCTTCCACAAGTCTTCTTGTAGCTCTGGTATCTAATAATCATGAGGCGTACTCAAGTTGTCTACCTAAATGTGTCAAAATATTGGAACGCCTTGCTAGGAACCAGGACGTTCCTCAGGAGTATACATACTATGGCATTCCATCTCCTTGGCTGCAG GTTAAGGCAATGAGGGCACTTCAATATTTCCCAACCATCGAAGATCCCAGTACCAGAAAAGCCCTCTTTGAG GTCCTTCAGCGAATATTGATGGGGACAGATGTTGTAAAAAATGTGAATAAGAATAATGCGTCTCATGCTGTGCTGTTTGAAGCTCTATCCCTG GTCATGCATCTTGATGCTGAGAAGGAAATGATGTCACAGTGTGTTGCTCTTCTTGGCAAGTTTATTTCTGTCCGTGAACCCAACATCAGATATTTAGGCTTG GAAAATATGACACGAATGCTGATGGTCACAGATGTTCAAGATATCATAAAGAAGCATCAGTCTCAGATAATCACTTCTTTGAAAGACCCTGATATCAG TATTCGTAGACGTGCCCTTGATTTGCTATATGGGATGTGCGATGTGTCAAATGCAAAGGATATAGTCGAAGAGTTGTTGCAA TATCTCAGCACAGCAGAGTTTTCCATGCGGGAGGAATTATCACTCAAAGCTGCTATTCTTGCTGAGAAGTTTGCTCCTGATTTATCATG GTATGTTGATGTGATCCTTCAGTTAATCGACAAGGCTGGGGATTTTGTTAGCGATGACATTTGGTTCCGTGTGGTTCAGTTCGTAACAAATAATGAAGACCTGCAG CCATACGCGGCATCGAAAGCTAGAGAATATTTGGACAAAATCGCAATACATGAGACTATGTTGAAG GTCAGTGCTTATATTTTGGGAGAGTATGGTCACCTTTTAGCTAGACAACCTGGATGCAGTGCAAGTGAACTCTTTAGCATCTTACATGAAAAGCTTCCCACAGTGTC gACACCCACCATTCCTATTCTTCTTTCCACATATGCAAAGCTTCTTATGCACACTCAACCCCCGGATCCagaactgcaaaaaaaaatttgggctGTATTTAAGAA GTACGAGAGTTGTATTGATGTGGAGATACAACAGAGGGCAGTTGAATATTTCGAGTTGAGTAAAAAAGGGGCTGCCTTTATGGATGTATTGGCTGAGATGCCAAAATTTCCAGAGCGCCAg TCTTCATTGATAAGAAAGGCAGAGGATGTTGAAGATACCGCAGACCAGAGTGCCATCAAGCTTAGAGCACAACAACAGCCTTCAAATGCTTTGGTTTTGGCTGACCCACAGCCTGTTGATGGAGCACCCCCACCTTTGAAGGTTCCAATT AACCCCGAGTCAGTGGCTCGATCTGTCTCTCAGGCCTATGGAACTTTAAGTAGTATAGATCCACAAACTCCATCACCCGATCTCCTAAGTGACCTGCTCGGTCCTCTTGCAATAGAGGCTGCACCTGGAGCCGTCTCAACTGAACAACATGGTCCCATAGGGGCAGAAGGAGTTCCAGAAGAAGTTGATGGTTCCGCCATTGTACCTGTTGAAGAGCAAACAAATTCAGTGGAG CTGATCGGAAATATTGCCGAGAGATTCCATGCTTTATGTTTGAAAGACAGTGGTGTCTTATACGAAGATCCTCATATTCAG ATTGGCATCAAAGCTGAATGGAGAGGACAGCATGGGAGACTTGTTCTCTTCATGGGAAACAAGAATACTTCTCCACTTACATCAGTCCAAGCTCTAATACTACCCCCTGCCCATTTAAAACTAGATCTGTCTCCAGTACCTGATACAATTCCTCCTCGAGCACAG GTACAATCTCCACTTGAAGTGATGAACATCCGCCCTAGTAGGGATGTTGCGGTTTTGGATTTCTCCTACAAGTTTGGTACAAACATG GTCAATGCCAAATTACGCATCCCAGCAACCTTGAATAAGTTTCTTCAACCTCTACAATTAACATCTGAAGAGTTCTTCCCGCAGTGGAGAGCACTTTCAGGGCCACCCTTGAAACTTCAGGAAGTT GTTAGAGGTGTAAGACCTCTCGCTCTTCCAGAAATGGCGAATTTATTCAACAGTTTCCATGTGACAATATGCCCTGGGCTT GATCCAAACCCTAATAATCTAGTGGCAAGCACAACCTTCTACTCTGAAAGTACAGGAGCCATGCTCTGTTTG gCAAGAATTGAAACAGACCCAGCAGACAGAACCCAATTGCGAATGACAGTAGGCTCGGGAGATCCTGCTCTTACATTTGA GTTGAAAGAATTCATCAAGgaacaattaattactataccAATGGGATCTCGAGCTCTAGTTCCAGCAGCAGGGCCAGGACCAGCACCTGCACCACCTGTAGCTCAACCACCTAGCCCAGCCGCTTTAGCTGATGATCCGGGAGCTCTGCTTGCTGGCTTACTTTAA
- the LOC104770614 gene encoding AP-2 complex subunit alpha-1 isoform X1, translating into MSGMRGLSVFISDIRNCQNKEAERLRVDKELGNIRTCFKNEKVLTPYKKKKYVWKMLYIHMLGYDVDFGHMEAVSLISAPKYPEKQVGYIVTSCLLNENHDFLRLAINTVRNDIIGRNETFQCLALTLVGNIGGRDFSESLAPDVQKLLISSSCRPLVRKKAALCLLRLFRKNPDAVNVDGWADRMAQLLDERDLGVLTSSTSLLVALVSNNHEAYSSCLPKCVKILERLARNQDVPQEYTYYGIPSPWLQVKAMRALQYFPTIEDPSTRKALFEVLQRILMGTDVVKNVNKNNASHAVLFEALSLVMHLDAEKEMMSQCVALLGKFISVREPNIRYLGLENMTRMLMVTDVQDIIKKHQSQIITSLKDPDISIRRRALDLLYGMCDVSNAKDIVEELLQYLSTAEFSMREELSLKAAILAEKFAPDLSWYVDVILQLIDKAGDFVSDDIWFRVVQFVTNNEDLQPYAASKAREYLDKIAIHETMLKVSAYILGEYGHLLARQPGCSASELFSILHEKLPTVSTPTIPILLSTYAKLLMHTQPPDPELQKKIWAVFKKYESCIDVEIQQRAVEYFELSKKGAAFMDVLAEMPKFPERQSSLIRKAEDVEDTADQSAIKLRAQQQPSNALVLADPQPVDGAPPPLKVPIVSGSTNPESVARSVSQAYGTLSSIDPQTPSPDLLSDLLGPLAIEAAPGAVSTEQHGPIGAEGVPEEVDGSAIVPVEEQTNSVELIGNIAERFHALCLKDSGVLYEDPHIQIGIKAEWRGQHGRLVLFMGNKNTSPLTSVQALILPPAHLKLDLSPVPDTIPPRAQVQSPLEVMNIRPSRDVAVLDFSYKFGTNMVNAKLRIPATLNKFLQPLQLTSEEFFPQWRALSGPPLKLQEVVRGVRPLALPEMANLFNSFHVTICPGLDPNPNNLVASTTFYSESTGAMLCLARIETDPADRTQLRMTVGSGDPALTFELKEFIKEQLITIPMGSRALVPAAGPGPAPAPPVAQPPSPAALADDPGALLAGLL; encoded by the exons ATGAGCGGAATGAGAGGTCTCTCCGTATTTATTAGTGACATTCGTAATTGCCAGAACAAGGAAGCCGAGAGACTCCGAGTTGATAAGGAGCTCGGAAACATACGTACATGCTTTAAGAATGAGAAG gttttaacaccatataaaaagaagaaatatgtaTGGAAAATGCTTTATATACATATGCTAGGCTACGATGTGGATTTTGGTCATATGGAGGCGGTTTCTCTTATATCTGCGCCAAAGTATCCAGAAAAGCAG GTTGGTTACATTGTTACCTCTTGCTTGCTCAATGAGAACCATGACTTTTTGAGGTTGGCAATAAATACAGTGCGGAACGATATTATTGGTCGGAATGAGACTTTCCAATGCCTAGCACTAACCTTG GTTGGAAATATTGGTGGAAGAGATTTTTCTGAATCATTGGCACCTGATGTCCAAAAGCTACTT ATTTCCAGTAGTTGCAGACCTCTTGTAAGGAAAAAAGCAGCATTGTGCCTACTGCGCTTATTCCGAAAAAATCCTGATGCTGTCAACGTGGATGGCTG GGCGGATCGTATGGCACAACTTTTGGATGAACGAGATCTTGGTGTCTTGACATCTTCCACAAGTCTTCTTGTAGCTCTGGTATCTAATAATCATGAGGCGTACTCAAGTTGTCTACCTAAATGTGTCAAAATATTGGAACGCCTTGCTAGGAACCAGGACGTTCCTCAGGAGTATACATACTATGGCATTCCATCTCCTTGGCTGCAG GTTAAGGCAATGAGGGCACTTCAATATTTCCCAACCATCGAAGATCCCAGTACCAGAAAAGCCCTCTTTGAG GTCCTTCAGCGAATATTGATGGGGACAGATGTTGTAAAAAATGTGAATAAGAATAATGCGTCTCATGCTGTGCTGTTTGAAGCTCTATCCCTG GTCATGCATCTTGATGCTGAGAAGGAAATGATGTCACAGTGTGTTGCTCTTCTTGGCAAGTTTATTTCTGTCCGTGAACCCAACATCAGATATTTAGGCTTG GAAAATATGACACGAATGCTGATGGTCACAGATGTTCAAGATATCATAAAGAAGCATCAGTCTCAGATAATCACTTCTTTGAAAGACCCTGATATCAG TATTCGTAGACGTGCCCTTGATTTGCTATATGGGATGTGCGATGTGTCAAATGCAAAGGATATAGTCGAAGAGTTGTTGCAA TATCTCAGCACAGCAGAGTTTTCCATGCGGGAGGAATTATCACTCAAAGCTGCTATTCTTGCTGAGAAGTTTGCTCCTGATTTATCATG GTATGTTGATGTGATCCTTCAGTTAATCGACAAGGCTGGGGATTTTGTTAGCGATGACATTTGGTTCCGTGTGGTTCAGTTCGTAACAAATAATGAAGACCTGCAG CCATACGCGGCATCGAAAGCTAGAGAATATTTGGACAAAATCGCAATACATGAGACTATGTTGAAG GTCAGTGCTTATATTTTGGGAGAGTATGGTCACCTTTTAGCTAGACAACCTGGATGCAGTGCAAGTGAACTCTTTAGCATCTTACATGAAAAGCTTCCCACAGTGTC gACACCCACCATTCCTATTCTTCTTTCCACATATGCAAAGCTTCTTATGCACACTCAACCCCCGGATCCagaactgcaaaaaaaaatttgggctGTATTTAAGAA GTACGAGAGTTGTATTGATGTGGAGATACAACAGAGGGCAGTTGAATATTTCGAGTTGAGTAAAAAAGGGGCTGCCTTTATGGATGTATTGGCTGAGATGCCAAAATTTCCAGAGCGCCAg TCTTCATTGATAAGAAAGGCAGAGGATGTTGAAGATACCGCAGACCAGAGTGCCATCAAGCTTAGAGCACAACAACAGCCTTCAAATGCTTTGGTTTTGGCTGACCCACAGCCTGTTGATGGAGCACCCCCACCTTTGAAGGTTCCAATTGTAAGTGGAAGCACG AACCCCGAGTCAGTGGCTCGATCTGTCTCTCAGGCCTATGGAACTTTAAGTAGTATAGATCCACAAACTCCATCACCCGATCTCCTAAGTGACCTGCTCGGTCCTCTTGCAATAGAGGCTGCACCTGGAGCCGTCTCAACTGAACAACATGGTCCCATAGGGGCAGAAGGAGTTCCAGAAGAAGTTGATGGTTCCGCCATTGTACCTGTTGAAGAGCAAACAAATTCAGTGGAG CTGATCGGAAATATTGCCGAGAGATTCCATGCTTTATGTTTGAAAGACAGTGGTGTCTTATACGAAGATCCTCATATTCAG ATTGGCATCAAAGCTGAATGGAGAGGACAGCATGGGAGACTTGTTCTCTTCATGGGAAACAAGAATACTTCTCCACTTACATCAGTCCAAGCTCTAATACTACCCCCTGCCCATTTAAAACTAGATCTGTCTCCAGTACCTGATACAATTCCTCCTCGAGCACAG GTACAATCTCCACTTGAAGTGATGAACATCCGCCCTAGTAGGGATGTTGCGGTTTTGGATTTCTCCTACAAGTTTGGTACAAACATG GTCAATGCCAAATTACGCATCCCAGCAACCTTGAATAAGTTTCTTCAACCTCTACAATTAACATCTGAAGAGTTCTTCCCGCAGTGGAGAGCACTTTCAGGGCCACCCTTGAAACTTCAGGAAGTT GTTAGAGGTGTAAGACCTCTCGCTCTTCCAGAAATGGCGAATTTATTCAACAGTTTCCATGTGACAATATGCCCTGGGCTT GATCCAAACCCTAATAATCTAGTGGCAAGCACAACCTTCTACTCTGAAAGTACAGGAGCCATGCTCTGTTTG gCAAGAATTGAAACAGACCCAGCAGACAGAACCCAATTGCGAATGACAGTAGGCTCGGGAGATCCTGCTCTTACATTTGA GTTGAAAGAATTCATCAAGgaacaattaattactataccAATGGGATCTCGAGCTCTAGTTCCAGCAGCAGGGCCAGGACCAGCACCTGCACCACCTGTAGCTCAACCACCTAGCCCAGCCGCTTTAGCTGATGATCCGGGAGCTCTGCTTGCTGGCTTACTTTAA